The following are from one region of the Vidua macroura isolate BioBank_ID:100142 chromosome 15, ASM2450914v1, whole genome shotgun sequence genome:
- the LOC128814951 gene encoding neuropeptide Y receptor type 2-like, which produces MESVRPGMGPLEGANSTFTVEKIALDEKLPHGWHAKDFVTPTQDLSGSRSVMMDSTKILGVQVILIAAYSLIILLGFIGNSLVIYIIVKYKTMRTVTNFFIANLALADLMVDTLCLPFTLVYTLLDEWKFGAVLCHLVPYAQALSVHVSTLTLTVIALDRYRCIVFHLDSRISKRLSFTIIAVMWLAAAVLAGPLAIFREYRYEEIPSINLKMAVCSEKWPSANNRDATIYSLSMLLLQYVLPLAIICYAYTRIWFKLKNHVSPTSRNENQCRRRKTTKMLVMVVVVFAVCWLPFHIFQLAIDLDLVLIFHEYKLLYTVFHVGAMCSTFVNPLLYGWMNKNYRNGFLMFFRCQNKPESIHTEGSVRGRSYIFRANTLNGSFKQTPGDGALPTEV; this is translated from the coding sequence atGGAAAGTGTCAGGCCAGGCATGGGACCATTGGAGGGAGCCAACAGCACATTCACTGTGGAGAAGATAGCATTAGATGAGAAGCTGCCACATGGCTGGCATGCCAAGGACTTTGTCACTCCTACCCAGGATCTCTCTGGGTCCCGCAGTGTCATGATGGACAGCACCAAGATCCTGGGGGTCCAGGTCATCCTGATTGCTGCCTACTCCCTCATCATTCTGCTGGGGTTCATCGGAAACTCACTGGTCATCTACATCATAGTGAAGTACAAGACCATGAGGACTGTCACCAACTTCTTCATAGCTAACCTGGCCCTGGCAGACCTGATGGTGGACACACTCTGTCTGCCTTTCACCCTAGTGTACACCCTGCTGGACGAGTGGAAGTTTGGAGCTGTCCTTTGTCACCTGGTTCCTTATGCTCAAGCTCTGAGTGTCCATGTGTCCACTCTCACCCTGACTGTGATTGCCCTGGATAGGTACCGCTGCATTGTTTTCCACCTGGACAGCAGGATTTCCAAGAGGCTCAGTTTCACCATCATAGCTGTCAtgtggctggcagcagctgtcctAGCAGGGCCTCTGGCCATCTTCAGGGAGTACCGATACGAGGAAATCCCGTCCATTAACCTCAAAATGGCAGTTTGCTCAGAAAAATGGCCCTCTGCTAACAACAGAGATGCCACCATCTACAGTCTGTCCATGCTCCTCCTGCAGTATGTTCTTCCTCTTGCAATTATTTGTTATGCCTACACCAGGATCTGGTTCAAGCTGAAAAACCATGTCAGCCCCACTTCTAGGAATGAAAACCAGTGCCGGAGGAGGAAGACAACCAAAATGCTCGTGATGGTAGTTGTGGTATTCGCAGTCTGTTGGCTCCCCTTCCACATATTCCAGCTTGCCATTGATCTTGATCTGGTTCTTATTTTCCATGAGTACAAACTCCTGTACACTGTCTTCCATGTCGGGGCCATGTGCTCTACATTTGTCAACCCCCTGCTCTATGGATGGATGAACAAGAACTACAGGAATGGCTTCCTTATGTTCTTCCGTTGCCAGAACAAGCCCGAAAGCATCCACACTGAAGGCTCAGTTAGAGGGAGGTCTTACATCTTCAGGGCCAACACCCTAAATGGGAGCTTCAAACAGACTCCTGGCGATGGAGCACTACCCACAGAGGTTTAG
- the LOC128815028 gene encoding zinc-binding protein A33-like: MAGRSRDRSLREELTCAICFELFSEPVMLDCMHHFCKGCIQEYWDSCAHVPSCPQCRRKFPSRAFRTHYLLSGLVEKVRRCGSEEHQQKMQKHLEDALQARQKEMENLLQRKRVVQEDICSLTKVSRELNFKIRAEFARLHQILEEEERAVLAELGEKEEQSLAQLHRHVGQLEEGMAVLQRDIEHIKQTLSKMEDVSLLEVESLDIRPSVHVETQPALDLQHYRDSHGGPLQYIFWRQMLRSICPAPAPLTFDPESAHPNLVLSRDLTAVTERNQAQPVPISPRRFRQCVNVLGSQAFDSGRHYWEVWVGSKTKWDLGVAAEAVDRAAKVKLCPENGYWTLRLRNRTEYWATASPWVRLTPRQPPRKVGVFLDCQEGTVAFFDAGDMSHLFTFHQVSAERYCPFFSTCFSDGRDNVEPMRLCHLAL, translated from the exons ATGGCCGGCAGGAGCCGGGACCGGAGCCTGCGGGAGGAGCTGACCTGTGCCATCTGCTTCGAGCTGTTCAGCGAGCCCGTCATGCTGGACTGCATGCACCACTTCTGCAAGGGCTGCATCCAGGAGTACTGGGACAGCTGCGCCCACGTCCCCTCCTGCCCGCAGTGCCGCCGCAAGTTCCCCAGCCGCGCTTTCCGCACGCACTACCTGCTCTCGGGGCTGGTGGAGAAGGTGCGGCGCTGCGGCTCCGAGGAGCACCAGCAGAAGATGCAG AAGCACCTGGAAGATGCTTTGCAAGCTCGTCAGAAGGAGATGGAGAACTTGCTGCAGAGGAAGCGTGTGGTGCAGGAGGACATCTGCAGCCTGACG AAAGTGTCTCGGGAGCTGAACTTCAAGATTCGGGCTGAGTTTGCTCGCCTTCATCAGAtcctggaggaagaggagagagctgtgctggcagagctgggtgagAAGGAGGAGCAGTCACTGGCCCAGCTGCACAGGCACGTTGGCCAGCTGGAAGAGGGgatggcagtgctgcagagggaCATCGAGCACATCAAGCAGACCCTGAGCAAGATGGAAGATGTGTCACTGCTGGAG GTGGAGAGCCTGGATATCAG GCCCTCGGTGCATGTTGAGACCCAGCCTGCCCTGGACCTGCAGCACTACAGGGACAGCCACGGTGGTCCCTTGCAGTACATCTTCTGGAGGCAGATGCTGCGCTCCATCTGCCCTG ctcctgccccactCACCTTTGACCCTGAGTCAGCCCACCCCAACCTGGTCCTCTCCAGGGACctgacagcagtgacagagagGAATCaagcccagcctgtccccatcAGCCCTCGGCGCTTCCGTCAGTGCGTCAACGTCCTGGGCTCGCAGGCCTTTGACAGCGGCCGGCACTACTGGGAGGTCTGGGTGGGCAGCAAAACCAAGTGGGACCTGGGGGTGGCTGCTGAGGCTGTGGACCGGGCAGCCAAGGTCAAGCTGTGCCCAGAGAATGGCTACTGGACGCTGCGCCTGCGGAACAGGACAGAGTACTGGGCCACTGCCAGCCCCTGGGTGCGCCTGACTCCCCGCCAGCCCCCACGGAAAGTGGGCGTCTTCCTGGACTGCCAGGAGGGCACCGTCGCCTTCTTTGATGCTGGGGACATGTCCCACCTCTTCACCTTCCACCAGGTCTCTGCAGAGAGATACTGCCCCTTCTTCAGCACCTGCTTCAGTGATGGGAGGGACAACGTGGAGCCCATGCGCCTCTGTCACCTGGCCCTGTGA